Part of the Sodalinema gerasimenkoae IPPAS B-353 genome is shown below.
TTTTACTGCCTTTAGCCGCAGGGGCTTCTGGGGCGTTAAATTTGGCGCAATCGGAACGCAGCAGTTTGGTGGCAGGGGCATCGGTGGGAATGTTGGTGGCGGCCTCCCTCGCTCCCCCGGCGGGAATTATCGGCATGTCGATTCCCCTGGGACGTTGGGATATGATTGTCAATGGCCTATTTTTGCTGGTGTTGCAATTATTCGGGATTAATGTGTCGGCAGCCATTATGTTTCGAGTGTTTGGAGTAAGGGCCCGGGGGGCTAGATATGATCGCGGCACGAGAAAGCTATTTCCGATTTCGCTGGGATTGACGACTGTTGGACTGGTGGCGTTGCTGATGTTGCAGTTTTCTGATGCTCCCAATTTTCAGCGGCCTAGTCGGGCACAGCGGATTAATGCAGATATCAAGGAGGTGGTGGCAAACAGCAATTTGGCGGAGTTCGTGGAGGGGAATGTGCGGTTTGCTCAGCCCAATATTTCTGACCAAAATACGCTACTGGTGGTGGTGTATGTGCAGAGTCAAGAGGGGGTGGATTTGTCCACAGAAGAGATTCGTCGTCGTCTGACACAGGCGATTCAGGCTCACATTTTGCAGGAAGATTTTAATGTGACTCCCTTGGTTTCGGTGACGGTGTTGGAAACGCCTGATTTTTTGGAGAATTCCCGGTAGGTTCAATCTGGGGAGGGGTGGTGATGATGAACAAACAGCGTCAGGCGGGGGGCAACTCCACGATCAACGTAGGTTAAATGGACTGCAAGTCTTATGACGCAATGTTTTTAGTCGGTTTTTAACTGACTGTTTTTATGGGTTTAAGCCCTAGCTGATTATTGCTATGAGGTTCAAAACTCCACCAGTTGTTAGTCCTGTTTAATCGCTAATTCATCTCTCAATAGGAGTAGAGGCAAAAGTAGGAAAAATAAAGGAAAAAAGGTAACGACTGATCGCCCAATCCTATAGTAGCATTCAGCCCTGAAATCTGAACCGACCTATGGGAGAGCGATCGCCGAGTGAGGAATAGGTAAATAACCTCACCCTTCCGAGAGATGAATCTCCCTGGTGAGCGTGATGTAATTAAATATGTAGGGCGGAAAAATTGTTTAATTTTTCCAAACAAAATCAAGTTTTTAAACAGGAGAAAAATATGGCTACAGCATATCAAAAACGAGCCGTTGGCATATTCGCCACTCAGAGCGAAGCCGAACGAGCACTGCGGGACGTTAAAGATAGTGGTTTCCCCATGGACCGCGTGTCTGTGATTGCCAAGGATAAAAATCGTCCAGTCTCGGATGACCTCCACGGTGGGGACGAAGGGAATAAAGCTGATGAAGGTGCAGCCGTCGGTGCAGCGACGGGTGGGACAATCGGAACCATTACGGGTTTACTCGTTGGTTTGGGTGTACTTGCCATTCCTGGCATTGGTCCCATTATGTTAGCTGGGGCAACGGCAACCGCCGTGGCAACGACTGCCGGGGGTGCTGCGATTGGTGCAGCAACAGGTGGCCTCATCGGTGCTTTAGTGGGTTTGGGTATCCCTGAAGAACGCGCCAAAGTGTATAAACAGCGCGTTGCCCAAGGTGATTACTTAGTGATTGTCGACGGAACTGAAGCGGATATCACTCGTGCCGGTAAGATTTTAAAACAGGGTGGTATCGAAGAATGGGGTGTGTATGATGCTCCCGAGAACCATGACAACCGTGACAACCGTGGGAACCATGACGTCAACAATCAGGCTAATGGGGTCCGTCGTCAAGAAACAGCCGCCAAAAATCGCACCTCTATGCTGGAACAGGAGCAGGAACAGGAACTAGCACGGGCACG
Proteins encoded:
- a CDS encoding DUF389 domain-containing protein, whose amino-acid sequence is MRQLQIRVPQGCGQQVVKIAQDYDASNLIQFEAKDPADPVDVVFLHVSNRRVEGLLEALESIENLAVTLIPRGVMPLHPPIAGAPDQVTEVQPLSPIEIFLGGLQSVGSWRGFLGYAALAGVVVWIGLFTNSNFLLIAAMMIAPFAGPAMNVALATARGDKNLLKRSLLRYFSALAVLIAVTACLSLIMQQDMTTPFMVENSQISSVAILLPLAAGASGALNLAQSERSSLVAGASVGMLVAASLAPPAGIIGMSIPLGRWDMIVNGLFLLVLQLFGINVSAAIMFRVFGVRARGARYDRGTRKLFPISLGLTTVGLVALLMLQFSDAPNFQRPSRAQRINADIKEVVANSNLAEFVEGNVRFAQPNISDQNTLLVVVYVQSQEGVDLSTEEIRRRLTQAIQAHILQEDFNVTPLVSVTVLETPDFLENSR
- a CDS encoding general stress protein; protein product: MATAYQKRAVGIFATQSEAERALRDVKDSGFPMDRVSVIAKDKNRPVSDDLHGGDEGNKADEGAAVGAATGGTIGTITGLLVGLGVLAIPGIGPIMLAGATATAVATTAGGAAIGAATGGLIGALVGLGIPEERAKVYKQRVAQGDYLVIVDGTEADITRAGKILKQGGIEEWGVYDAPENHDNRDNRGNHDVNNQANGVRRQETAAKNRTSMLEQEQEQELARAREREQELARARTREQEQEQELTRARAGKQEQEVARKQEQELARAREQEQGQELARARAAEQEQELARKQEQKLAQAREQKQEQQLAQARTGEQEQQLARAQEQELARAQEQELARARDANRTDGDVLYEDSVVKVVDYTRDRDGRR